In the genome of Ziziphus jujuba cultivar Dongzao chromosome 10, ASM3175591v1, the window GCTCTGTTAAAAATGGAATGAATATGACCATCCGATAAAATTAATATCGGGTTTTTTTTATGGGTAATAATGAATTTGGTATTGATTTATAGCaagaaaaggtttttttttgtttttttgggtgaatcatTGACAGAAAAGCCTATGCCTTTTGATAAAACCAGTACAAAGTAACTTTCAATAATGCGTATGTCACAATGATCTACTAGCTTTTTTGGAGAACAATCCAATGACATGATCCATTATTTCCTCTACAGAAATTCAGGCtttgattaaaaattttcacttagagaaacaaaaaataataataattctgattcatttatatgcatttttatcttttttcgcctttttttttcccctataaaTGGAAAACAATTAAGATCCTATTTAATATGATTtctaagaaaattatttctaatttttaagattttaaaggTTCGAAAGTTTTTTGAAAGTGTTTTGATAGTTTTTGGCATTCTAAAAAGTTTATAATGAAAACCATTACAATACAGTGTTTTGGAAATGTTTTATGGAAAACTAAAAGCTTTGAAAAAGTCAAAAGCAAAAATTATCATAACCAGAGGCTATAACAACAATTTTAAGGGACTTTTACTTAATTATCGAATAAAGAAGTCTAAAAAGTCTGAATagccaattatatatattctcGATGATTTTGTTTAATCACGAGCAAGGATAAAGTAGGGGGCATGAAAGTGAACTTAGAAGGCATTTTTTGGGGTCAGTCCAGAGGGAGGTACTGATCCACAGGTGGAGGTTGTCCATTTGGAATATACACTGAAATCTCAGTGGAGAGGTGGTCAATTATGGTGATCTGACCTGCAAGAGGGTCATGTGATTGGGACTCCACATTCCTGACAAGATGTTCGTACCACATGTAATAGTGTTACTCGAGGGTATGAAACCCATATTATCCAAAATTtgtacaaaatatatacataagcAAATGTAAAATAGACCCAACATTATGAGATTAGGGAACAAACGCAAAGAGGATATATAGAGATGATGAATAGGATGGAAAATAGAGGGATTGTTAGAAGACCCCACGGGTTTTTGCATGTTATAGGAACCAAAACGCTGGAACTTGAGGAAGCGCACCAAAGAAAAGGTTGGTCCCCCTTGGCTACATATGCTCTTCCTAACCAAAATCGTGGACTGGAATTAAACGTAACTTTCTTCGAAAACAATTTTTTGGGTTGTCAAAGTTTATATCTTTCAAACTAGGGTCCACCCTCATAATTTGGTATTATTATCAATGACCAATACCCAGAACAGGCCAGTTGGGATCTCGCTTAAAAACAAGAGGttgtctacattttttttttaaagttctaaTTGTGCAtgtttttcattgaaaaagaaaaaaagaaaaaaaaattgtatatgatTTCCTAATTACTTGTCAGTGCcttagaaaattattaatataaagtaAAATGGTGTTCCAGATGCTAAATTGTTTATCAATGtgcatatattattgatttaacaattaatataaattaaatacgaATAATTGGGTtcccaaacaaattaattaaattttattatcacaTTATTATTAACTGTTTTTTTAATTCAGTTGTGCCATATTCGTGGGTCCACTACAAGAATTGTGCGTGATGGCTGAAATGGACAATACGACTTGGAATCAGAACACTGCGTTTTTCTTTGGGCTATCAATGTTTGTATACCGAAGCTTGCTCTTTAACTGGGCCTCAAAGAGAGACCACCCAACAAAGAAAGCCATTATGTCCACTAAATTATTCCATAAAATTAAAcgcaataataaatataaataaaagaggaGGAATTTACAGTACGATGTCTTATCTTATAAAGCCTAGGGGTCCAAACTCCGCGTGTTATGGTGGTAACTTTATGCATATGCATACAACATCTTcaggctttttattttattttggaaaacatATTCAGGCCCATTTGTGGTGACAGAAATTGACCAATCAGCCCCAAGTGCTTTGTTTCAAGCCTTGTCGTTTTTGTCAAACTAGCATCTCAAAGTTCGTTGTACAGATGTATTGCTACTCTCTCTCGACATCCAAAAACAATGATTAAAATGGGTGCTATCTATGTACAATgaatacatttaaaataaagTATTTGGAATTCAAAGGGTATTATCAACGTAGGagaaaaatataatccaatacaattctataaaatataaaatataagttcCCTTTCGTatacacagttttttttttttcttttaaaaaataaaaaataaaaccatttttgtattaaactattttatatacTTGGACTAGATTTTCAAACAGCCGCGTGGAATTTTCACCCGTACAACAAGCCGGCCACGAATCCTCTTGATGCAAGTATTTGTACGTATGTATGTTTCacccaaaaacaagaaaaaacaaaaaaaagttttgaatgTATGCTTTAATGCTTGCatcgtattttttatttaaatattaaagatgTAAAggattgaatttgaaaattcatattaaaaaatttgaatttgaaaatattcccAAACAAATAATGATATTACCGTTGAACTACTTATACAGAGGAAGATAGATgttaaaagataatattaaaatatagtaTTGATGtcattttttacatttataatGCAGCATGGTTTATATAGAGAATCActgttaaatttttaaaagtgtaTCCGCTATGATAATTATGTTGGTGAAAAATGTTGACATTAGCATTCTAACGTTTTGCATtggagttttattattattattattattattattataaagaagCATAGGAGTTTTCttatgaatattaaaattttatgatgaTGTTgccattataataattttaatcgGAGAAGTTCTAAAGCATAaaaagttttgaattttaacGTAATCCATGACGAGCTCAATAAGAAAAATTCAAGAAGGTAAAAGATGCTGATTATATTGTCTTCAAACCATGAGCACGAAGTGGGAAATTACTTCCTTAATTTGCGTCCAAAAAATCCAATGCTTGTGATGTTATGAATATTAAACATACGAAGTCTTCAACTTATCCTTTTGTACTTTATGCACATGTTTTCAAAATTACATATTCAGGTACAACCAAATTACAAACGCACTTCATTTTAAGCATGTTAGAGCAGTTTTGGGTGATAAAAGAAGGATTCCCCCCGTGTTACTTATTAACACCTTAAGGCAaacaatgaaatttatattctaccaaaaaaataaaaacaaataaataaatactggtAATGGGTAAGGACTATTATACGATGACGCCAAGTGCTATTGATGGCTTCAGTTTTAAGCCTTGCTGGAagactaaaataaatagtataaatttaccaaaaacgAAAAGTAAGAAAGTCTTCGCTCTGACTGCCATTTGTTGCATCGTAGATTAACCAGCAGAATTTTCAGAGGGATCTTTCAGTACACGAAAGGGATATTTAACCAAAGTGAACGCTACTACAATTAGATTATGATAGCTGTGGACCAGGTCTGGCGAGCATAGAGTAGACTGACTCATTAGGGTGGGCTTATTTTGTTCATAAACACTGTTCAAGTTCAACCAAGTCAATAGATAAGATGGGACGCATTAATTACTCAACCATTTTCGATTTGTTGAGATTGCGGCTCTTCTCCCATGATttgtgaaatattattttgatttattaactATTTAAAGCCAAAACTCGCAGTTTTATTTCTCATAAAGTTGTTTTTGAAAAgctatggaaaaagaaaaagtaaaaattaccCTAAAATGGATTAGTAAAAACTATCCTAAagtggattttttatttattattattttataaattgaagTAAAAAGGtttcattatcaaattttaaattcagaTTTATTATCAATTGAATAGGTTTGAATAACTGATTTTTTTCAAGtgcttgtatatttttatttttaaaatatagggATATATTAGATTGATAAGCAATGATGGGATTAGAAACAAGCAcatcaaatgataaaaaataaataataatcaaaggGTCTGTATTAATTAGGAGTAGGGCCTACATCACCTAATACGTTTTTAGGTAATTTTGTGAACACGAAAACATGTAAagctaaaatttttaaaatgacagTGAGTTAGTAATATGAAGTCAACAACACGTGCGAAAAACAAAGGTTTGGAGTCGAATTTCCTAAAACGCTATCTAGAGCAGCCAATCCAAAAGGTGACAACCaagaataatataataaaacaaagagaaagtcTAAAAGCTTTTAGTTGACGCTTTTgaccaaaatgaaaaattttgagGGTAAGTGGAAGAGGACCAATGTGTTTAATTGAAATGTAAATTTGGGGGTTTATGGAGATCAATcgccatatttatttatttttggtgaaagaTCAATCACTGATATGAATGCAGCATGCTAATCAACTTTTATTTCAAGTTGAAAAAATTGCACCCAACACAGTGTTATATTTCAACTACTGAAATATCAAACATCTAGGATTGATAAAGACATGAATATTAATTTTCCCACCCACATTAGCTTTGATTTTTTCGTCTAATAGATTTTGTACCTATTGCATCTATACTGTATGAGATTATATCTTCAAAAAAGCTTAGAGCCActtttaataaatatgaattgaTATTAATGTGATACAACAATTTAATATCTAGCTGATATAAGTATATGAcaatctaataaattattttaatgatattgtagaatatatatatatatatacatatgtatatatatatcaatgataattaattaattgtacattttaataataaattttagaataaattgattttttaagaaaaactattatgtttaataaagtttttaaatattaaaaatgaataagccccaacaatttaatattcattataaatattaccattggaaaactttaatttttaaccAATGTTTATATTGCTTATGTAgtacattaatttttaaaatctacatAACATTATAATGACAAGATCTAAGCACAAAGATTATATATGGTAAGGATCCTAACTGaacgacaaaaaaaaaaaaaaaaaaaaacctaccaTTTATGTATGTGGGATAGTATAATAACAAAACTATGCTTTCAATTCCAACACTTTCATCTAGCGGTTTgctatgtttcttttttttggacagtaattttgaatttgaatacgTCATCCCAATATTaagaagaggaaaagaaaagaaaaaaaaaaaatagagagaagCTTTTAGGGAGATttgtaataaatacaaatcaatttgaaaaattcaCAAATGTACAATTTGAAAAATAAGGAGGGGCGATGGAGTAATATATGCTTCTGCTTTGCTGATTGGATAGGTTGGCCATTATTAGCAAACAGCAAACGTCAGTGTGGTTTTCGTGTTGTTGGTATTAAACAAATGGAAGCTTCCTAACTGCACCAATTCCCTGAAAGTCAATAACACCAAACGCACACCccaattcttcttttttatcatttttatcatattttttcccctttttatattataatcttTTGTTTATCGACATATAAATTATTGAAAGTGATGGCTATGCCTATGATCATCATCGTCATtatcatcaacaacaacaacaatcacTGCACCGGCATTTTCAATGGCGACCTGGTCATAAAGCTGCGAACTTCTTCAAGGTCCCAAATCTACTCTTTTCTCATCATTTCTATTTTCCTTCttcaagttcttttttttttttttcatccccTCTACAGTAAGGGTATATcagagttattttatttttgcttattttttatGCGGGGACTTGGGATTGTGGTATATTTGGCACTTGCGTTGGGTTGGTtctctttttactttttggaaAGTTATTAGAGCTTCTTGTTATTGGGTTTTCAATTGTTTGAAAAGTTGGTTGTTTTTCCAGTGTTGAATatgtaattttctatatatttgagCTTCCTTGAATTCAgtttcctaaatttttttttagtttgttgtTTGCTGCTATCAGGGGAGTCGTTGTTCAATTACTGCGAGATTTTGCGGTGTTGGGTTTGGAGAAATTCATCAGAATTTTGATGATTTATAGGTTATTGGGATGTGTCGGTTAAAAGTTTTGGCGTATGCAGCCTTCTTGGTTGTGTTCTTAAGTTGGTCTGCACAAATTAATGGAGCAAAAGATTCCATTATGGATCCTGTAGAAGGtgatcattttttgttttctaattagCAATTAGTAGTGTTCGAGGAAATAGTGACTACCATATGtttgatggaaaaaattaataatgataataattctACAATTTTTACCAAACTTTGCAGTGAAGGCATTGAAAGCCATTAAGAAAAGCTTGACTGATCCTAACAAGAACCTGAGTAATTGGAATAAAGGTGATCCCTGTAACGCGAATTGGACCGGGGTTATATGCTACAATACAACACTTGGTGATGACTATCTACATGTTGAAGAATTGTATGCTTTCAATCACTCAATTTTTGTTTATGCTATGAAAGATAATCTATTttgccttttgtttttctttgtttctttcttcttccttctgtGGTGAGAAGCAGTTCAATACAGCCGCTATAACTTTTGAGTAGCTACCAAAGATCAAAATCCCCTGTTTCTTCAGTTTAGATGTATTAGAAAAAGTTGCCACTGTAATATTACTAAGATTGTAGTCATGGGAGACGAGATAACTTACAACATATCTCAATATGCAACATTTTTTctgtataattttttcttttgtctttgaaTTGTCCTGCCTCATAATCTGTCGCTTGTGGAATAGTTATTGTTCCACAGATATGGTCATGATAGAAAGTATATAGTGGTACTATGTTAACTTGTTCGTCCTTAAAGcttgaagaaaaaaattccaTTGGTGAATTTTGGAGTTTGTTTTAATTGTTGTCTTCTTTGTTGCAGGCAACTACTAAACCTGAATCTGTCAGGAACTTTATCACCAGAGCTTGGCCGTTTAtcttatatgaaaatattgtaAGGCGCGATAAGGAATGATAGTATATTTATTTCACCTTATTAGATAGGAAATATAGGAAACGTCCTTCTCTCAATACTCAGAGAATTTGTTTACTCTCTGTGTCATCAGCTCgtggtttcttcttctctctaTTCATGTCTCgttttcattttcttgtagGGATTTTATGTGGAACAAAATAAGTGGGCCCATACCAAAGGAAATAGGCAACATTACATCCTTGGAACTCTTGTAAGTTGCTGGTTAGATTCTTCAATTTGGCTCCAGTATATCACCATGACTTTCATTTACTTATAATGTTATTTTCTGCATTTCCAGGCTACTGAATGGAAATCACTTATCAGGTCCCTTGCCTGAAGAACTTGGCAATCTTGTAAATTTGGACAGAATACAAATCGACCAGAACAACATATCAGGACCAATACCTAAATCCTTTGCAAACTTGGACAAAGCAAAGCACTTGTAAGGGTGTTCCTAAAGCTGTTTCacatgaaatatattttattatgcattATTTATTCCAATTGTCTCACTCTATTtcatgttgtttttttttttccttttgagcAGTCATATGAACAACAATTCAATTAGTGGGCAAATCCCGGCTGAGCTTGCAAGATTACCAAATCTAGTTCACTTGTAAGCTTAAGATCCACTATTTTCCTATATTTAATTGTGTTAGCTGTCTGTGCCATTCTTGAGGACTTCAACTAAATTATTCTGTGTCCTCTGtggttttgttttatgttatttcttCCTTTTGTTAATCAAATAGATATCTGTCTTCTGCTGCAGCCTTCTAGATAATAACAACTTATCTGGGCATCTTCCACCAGAGTTCTCCGAACTTCCGAAATTACTTATACTGTATGTGTTCTGGCTACCAAGGTtcattataaaaacaaatatagcgTCAGAATTTTTATGACTTCGTTTTAACTTTTGTTTGCAGTCAAGTTGATAACAACCACTTTGATGGGAGTGAGATTCCAGATACTTATGGCAACATGTCTCAGTTGTTGAAATTGTAAGTgataacaatatatttatatgcaagTATATTTAAAAGATAGAGGCATGAAGTGCTAGCTTATATACTTAATTTTCGGAAAAAAGCTTGAGGTCTGGGGCTGAAAACTTTATGATTCCTCATggttaatgaaaatttttttattattcctcatggttaaccaaaaaaaaaaaaaacagatacaTTGTATGTCACAAATTAAAACTGCCCAAGCATAGAGATTGTTGTTCGTATTTTCATTTGAAGTCATCGGACTCCAGTCACTGAATACAGAAGAACATAAATAGGAACATTAATCAAACCTCGACATTAAGTTGATTGAGGCTGGTGTAGTTGACTCCTGTTTTTAGTGTTGTTCGGCTGTTAATGCTTTAGGAAGTTTCTTTGATTcttacttttaaaataaatttgtgtACTTTTGTTTCTGTAGGAGCCTTAGGAACTGCagtttacaaggaccaattcCTGACTTGAGCCGGATTCCAAAGCTCGGTTACTTGTAAGTTCATATCATGGGTTTTCTTTTGGTATTTATTATCAATTCCCCTATTTAAGCTTGATACCAACTTTAGTTATTTGTAATTGGATTTCTTTTGCATATTGTTATATAATAATGACTTGTGAGCTTGTTTATTATAATAGTAAATGCATCCGAGtgcataatatttttcaaagaaaattctGCAggctttaatatatgtttaccttgttatattttcaaatttcagaGATCTCAGTTCAAACCAGCTAACTGGATCTATACCTCAAGGAAATCTTTCTGATAATATCACAACTATGTAAGGTTCTCCCCATCTTTCAAATGATACACCATCGGAATTTTATTGGAATTCAgcacaaatttaattttatattcttcAAGAAGCATTTATAACTTTGTAGTATGGTATAATTCATACTTCATTCTACCAATATTTCCTTGCTAACATTGAAATTCTATCAACATGTGCAGTAATTTATCCAACAACAAACTTACTGGAACCATTCCTACCTACTTTTCAAGTCTTCCTCGTCTTCAAAAATTGTGAGAACTTATATTCTTCTTTTGATCTCTTATGATGGTTCAATGATATTGTTGATTATATACAGGCAGATTCAATTTTCAGTTTATCTTAACTTTGTGAATTTGAGAATTTAAAGCTATTTGTTATGATATTATTGGTGAATATAATTATGTGGATAATACAAATTATGAAATGAGATACTATTGGAAGTTGTTCCTGTTGGCAGGTCTATTGCAAACAATTCACTGAATGGCACTGTTCCATCCACCATTTGGCAAGATAGGACTTTCAATGCAACAGAAATACTGGAATTGTAAGACTAAACTTCCAATATCATAATTTATATTGGGGCATGGGTGGATGGTGGCACATGCTTTTATTTGTCTGTATGTTTGACCCACTAGGTGGTACCATTTTATGTTGATTACATTTTATGTGTGTATAAAACGCCCCAGTTTGATACTAATTCCCAGCATGCTCTTTAATCTCCTTCAGGTCGGTTTTGAAAAAGATTTATAGCATCTCATACGGCATCTTTTAACATGTGGTTTTTGGCTTCTAATATTTCAGGGAATTGCAGAATAATAATCTTACATCTTTCTCAGGCAGCACTGAAATCCCTCTAAATGTCACCCTCTGGTTTGTTTTCCACCTTGTTGCTGCACTTGTtccaaatttatattaatacaaGTGAAAAACATATTATAGCTTATAAACAACTCAACATGATTTGAAATGCATCTTCAAgctaatttagtttttactttGTATTGCATGGCAGTCAAATACTTAGTCTTTCCTTATTAATTTTCAGGCTGCAGGGGAATCCCTTATGCAACAATATCTCCCTAGTCCATTTCTGTGGATCTGAAATTGAGGATGAAAATGTCACAAGCTTGACAAACTCCACTGGTGGATGCCCCATCCAATCCTGCCCACCCCCTTATGAATATTCCGAAAGATCTCctgaaaattgtttttgtgcTGCTCCTCTGCTTGTTGGTTATAGGTTAAAGAGTCCTGGATTCTCAGATTTCCGCACTTACAGAAGTACATTTGAGAATTACCTTACTTGGGGTCTTGACTTGCATCTTTATCAGCTTGAGATTTATTCATTTCGGTGGCAAAAGGGACCTCGGCTTGAAATGTACTTGAAGCTCTTTCCTGTATTTGGAGTGAATGTAGTTAACA includes:
- the LOC107411597 gene encoding probable LRR receptor-like serine/threonine-protein kinase At1g06840 isoform X1, with protein sequence MCRLKVLAYAAFLVVFLSWSAQINGAKDSIMDPVEVKALKAIKKSLTDPNKNLSNWNKGDPCNANWTGVICYNTTLGDDYLHVEELQLLNLNLSGTLSPELGRLSYMKILDFMWNKISGPIPKEIGNITSLELLLLNGNHLSGPLPEELGNLVNLDRIQIDQNNISGPIPKSFANLDKAKHFHMNNNSISGQIPAELARLPNLVHFLLDNNNLSGHLPPEFSELPKLLILQVDNNHFDGSEIPDTYGNMSQLLKLSLRNCSLQGPIPDLSRIPKLGYLDLSSNQLTGSIPQGNLSDNITTINLSNNKLTGTIPTYFSSLPRLQKLSIANNSLNGTVPSTIWQDRTFNATEILELELQNNNLTSFSGSTEIPLNVTLWLQGNPLCNNISLVHFCGSEIEDENVTSLTNSTGGCPIQSCPPPYEYSERSPENCFCAAPLLVGYRLKSPGFSDFRTYRSTFENYLTWGLDLHLYQLEIYSFRWQKGPRLEMYLKLFPVFGVNVVNNQTTHTFNDSEVQRIRNKYTSWKIPDSELFGPYELLNFTLLGPYQHIFPTSTKSGISTGALAGFILGGIAVAVTLSAIVSLLILRRRTRDYRAISRKRRISKASIKIDGVKDFTYGEMALATNDFDSSAQVGQGGYGKVYRGILTDGTVVAIKRAQENSLQGEREFLTEIQLLSRLHHRNLVSLLGYCDEEGEQMLVYEFMSNGTLRDHLTVKAKEPLSFAMRLRIALASAKGILYLHTEANPPIFHRDIKASNILLDSRFIAKVADFGLSRLAPVPDIEGTVPAHVSTVVKGTPGYLDPEYFLTHKLTDKSDVYSLGVVFLELLTGMQPISHGKNIVREVNNAFQGGMIFSVIDNRMGSYPSDCVEKFLTLALKCCQEETDARPSMADVVRELESFWAKMPEAETKSVDSVMSDSGKLATPPFSSSEMKHPYISSDVSGSNLDSEIIPTIVPR